AGCTGTTACCAAAGGATGGAATATACATGAAGTTTAGTACACAAATAAGGATTTACTGCACCTTATTCCATTCCCATTTAAGGAAGCTTGGCATCTCCTACATTTTGAAACATTTCATGTGATCTCATCACTTTCACATACAATTTCCTTCCACTTTAAAGCAGTAGAAGATTATCCGATTATGAACCAAGTATTTCATATGGCTTGTAACTCTAATGGATAAAATGACCATGGGGTAAATATTTTAGCATAATATAGTTTTCtgttatttttatcaaaaaacaaaaaagttcaTATGAGTTTCAAGCAATTGGATCAGTTCATCGGCTCGATCTAGTTTTTGATACCCATAGCTTCAGATGGGGTATTGTGGAACCAGCTAATACTGCACTGAACATGGAAAACCAGatcaaaatcaaactcaaaCCTATATAATTGTTACCAACCCAAAAATCTTATTCGAAAACAATTCCCATAATTATGTATACATAATatctaaaaagaagaagagtaacTAAGTGAACAAGACTCCCGTTACTACTATAAGGTCTAGGAGTGGCAAGTATATGCAGCTTTACTTTTTGCTTCACAGAAAAAGTTGTTTCCGAGTTTCGAAAATGtaaccaacatgttgcaatggACATAATTTCCAATATCATAGAATATTTAAAGAATAGTGTAAAGAATCAAAACGATTCCATTTTGTTTAACTAGTAAATACCGGTGAAACTGAACCGAAACGATTCCTTTTTGTTTGGTTTTAGATATGGTTGTCAATCTATCAGTTTTGTTTCAGTTTTCATATGTTCTGTGTCAGAATAAGTGAAATGATCAAATAAGGGTGCACCTGTTTTAGTTCGTTGCAGTTTTGTCTTAtcagtttgatttcaatttgtaatatatatatatatatatatattaaagaggatgaaaaattttaaaataggaCTAATATcggcttttttttttaggttataTCAATTTTGGTCAGTTTTAAAGTTTGTGTTGGTGTCTTTATGGTTTTGATGAGATCTGGCTTGGTTAGGTTACGCAAAACCCCAAATCtaaaacatgatccaataaatTCATATCAGTTTCAGGCAATTGGATCGGTTCATCTGTTCAATCTAGTTTTTGACAATCTCTAGCTTTGAATGGGCTGTTTTAGAACCAACTAAAATTGCTGAACATTGAAAACAGGATCGAAATTGAAATCGAACCTATATAACTGATATCGACCCAAGAAAATCGAACCAAAGATACCAATATCAAACCAATAAGagaaaccaaatccaaattagACTGAAATCAAACCTTCCCTTACTGGAAACCCATTCCCACACCCAAACCGATTTAGCTATATCGAAACAGAATCCAACCTAACGTCTGACACCTTTGCTGGTAATTGTCCTGGATGTCAAGTTCATAGAGCCATGGGATCATGCAAATAGGCTTAATTTAGGGGTTTCAAACATCGGTTCAATCCAGTAATGTTtggtcttttcttcttttgattaatACATATATCGAACCACACTGAATCAGAACAATTTAACGATTTTTAACAACCATAACCAATATAAAACGGATCAGAAGTTTGGTTGGTTGGTTTCAATTCAGTCCGATCGGTTTTGATCGGTTCAGCCAGGCTGGTCTgatttttgacacccctaagtggCCCCCTTTCTACTGCCATACAATTAGATTTCATCTCTGGAAATATGGACATGGATACATCATAGGGGACCCACACCTATCTCATCAGTCAAATACCCTCAATTCCCACCCAAAATAAGTTGGAAAGGTAtctcaaatgttttttttttggtgcaataATCACTTCATTCAAAAGAATGAGGCAAAAAAGCCATTGCAGAATTTCACAGAACCCTCGTTGGGGAAAAGATAACGCCTATTTTGAGACATAGTGGGCCATCTCATTCTGAATTCTACTAACATATACAAAACTGTAGAAAGAAAAAGACAGAAAAAGACAGAAAAAGACGCTTTCAAAAGCAAAATGTTCttaacaataaaagaaatacTAGGAGGGgggtgagagagggagagaggcaCTTAATAAGAACCTAATAGAATGAGAATAAGACAATCTTTAAAATACCGATCTAGATAACCGAGGAGAGAGTCAAACGAGCAGCCAATGCCTCACCTACCACAGCCGGCATTAGAACAAAGTGATCCAAAGCAATCAGCCACATTTTCATTGGATCAAGAATAACATAACCAACACCCAAAGCTCTTGGTCGAGCACCAATTGCCGCATCGGAATAGATAAAAAACATCCCTTCAGGGGGAGATAGAGTATTCAAACCTTGGGTCTTAGGAGGGGATGGACACTCGATGAGTGACATAACCTCATTAACATTCCTATTAACAAGAATGTCTCAAATGTGacttcaaaataaaacaaagaatgCCATTAGATTCCATTGTATGAGAAGGCATTCTTGTTAGGTTGAGGGAATGTTTGGGGCGGGGGGAAAGAGTCATGCTATTACCTTTTTTCAGTTTTGGGTTGAAAACTTCAAACCAGCAAACCAAGTCGTCCAAAGACAGCCTAGCTTGAAAATCATACTTGGACCTTAGCATTTATCAAAACCCAGACCAGGTTTCCTCCAAATTCTTTTCCAGGAAACCATCCTTTAATAATCAAATTGGAGAAAGAATGTAATAATAAGGGTGGCCCATTGAAAATggactctcacaatggaaaagTTGTGTTTTCAGAAAGGTCTTCTGGGTTAGAAATGAAGATGCTTCTTGGCCCCAAGAAGGCATTCAATGTGTatcatcaaaaaagaaaaaggaaaagaaaggcaTTCAATGTAGATGTTCTACTGAGGAATAAAAGCAAATATctagcaggaaaaaaaaaaagagaaggaaatatAGCTGTTTCCAGGAATTACCAATAGGATCTCAAATagacccaaaaacaaaaagtcAAAAGTTCATTAACACACATGATTCAGTTTGATCATACCCACTACCTATATTACAAATTTAATCCATGTATCCCACTCTTAACCTACCTACCTAGGTAACTAGAGTTCTAAGCCGCTTAACCACGCTCAACAGAGCAACCTTGAAAGTAACACCAACATCTTGATCTTTAATCAGCGAGGGCTGCATAAAGAAAGTTCATATGGAACAATGAGTGCATAAGTTCTTCAAATTAAACAATTCACGAAAATTAAAATGAACTTTTATGATATAAATTATTAGATCCACCTAAGGATTAGCAAGCCACCTCTACCCAATTATAATCCACCAGTCACTGTGCACTGCAAAGATTGGTGGACCTCAGATGTCCAATGCGAGCAATTTCCAACTAGGATCATTTAAATTACAAGATCCATGTGACACTGATCTAACCACCTCTACCTATCATGATCTACAATACTCACCAATAGATCTCAGATGTGCACCATAAATCGAATATATTGATTTCTGTCTCAATCATAGAACTGGATTTGTGCAAGTGCAACCGACCGAAAGTTGAGACAAGGCTTTGTTGAATTGATTTTACGAGTTAGAATGGGGGAGAGGATAATTTAAACGTGAAGACAAAATTAATTGAGAGATACCTGTACGAACAAGACCTTGATGGACTCCGACCATTCCCACTTGGACCCACTGGCCTGTGATCCGATCCATAGCCTCTCTCCTTGGGAGGAGTCCGACCATTCTCTTTTGGGGTCAAGGACCTCCTATAACCCCTCCCATTGCGAGGCGAGGGGGAACGAGTGATAGATCTTGATCTCAATCTTGACCtggatctggatctggatcTAGATCTCGACCGTGATGGTGAATAATAATCATCCCTTGCACCACGGCCTCTGTCTCTGCTTTTACCAGCACAAATAAAACTCAATGTCAATATTCAAGCATATATCATATAAACAATAAATATCAATCACAAAAAAGCATATATAAGTAGTAACTAAAacatagaaaagataaaaaccaGTCCAGGAGCACTAATGGATTTATCCAGGCAGGATATACAATAAACAACACCTCCATCTCCACTTTGCACGAAAGAGCCTAAACTATTCCAAAAAATCCCTAAAAATCCAACACAAAACAATAGCATAATCAAGCAATTTTTTGAATAATGCAACAATTAAATACAACTGATTTGAGTTCACTTGTTGCCAAGTGAGAAAATCCTTTACTTAAATCCCCATTCAGAGTCCGAGTACTGAAGACATGACCTTTACCTGCATCATTTATCAGATTTCTGACAAAAATATGAAACTTTTGGTCCACCCACTGTGAGCTATGCTCTACCACAAGGTGAGGTGGTTGATCAGCAACTGATAACTTCACATCTCTCTTTGCCCCATCTCTCTAAAACCCAAATTATCTTTCTCTGGAGACCAAGATTTCTCTCTTTTGCCAATTATAAGCTTTTGATTCTTTCTTAACTGGATAGTATGCACAACCAAgatatcaaattttaaaaaatccaataatgtaagaaaaataaagctttCTTGTGATAGTAATCTATCTCACAAACCATGGTTTTGACAGTTCAATTTAGTGGTGCTGAGCCTTACAAGCCAACATCCAAATTTTGGAAAGCCCAAGCCATCCGTTGGTTACAGTTGATGAAGATGAGGTCAGTAATGAATACTTCTCGAGTGTCTTTGAAAGATAAGAAAGCAAGTAGTCACtttatctcttttctctttAGTCTTTACTAATCGATGAATTCTTTAAGTCTCTCAATTCACTTTATAATCTGCATGAACAAGACCACCACCAGATGTTATTCAAATCCATAGGAACACATGCTTCATTCCTCCCGAGAGAACAAGCAGCATACATCAAAGAATCACACAAATGGAGCATCCAGGTGATGGTAATATTTTGTTAAAGCACTACTAAGTAGGAAAAGAAGCCAGAGGATGGATTACTCTCGACACCAGTGGTATGGAGGGGAAAGGAAAACTGATTTtcctctctaaaaaaaaaaagcatagtaGAAAGACAACCTAAAAGCATATCACTACCCTTAAAAAGAATTAATCTACAAACATCCACTGGAAAACTTTTAGAAAACTACCtcgcacaaaaaaaaaaaaacggaaacTCCAACAAAACCTAGTAAATAAGGTGAGATAAAATGCCTATAAATGAATGCGATTACATCAGGTTATACAACCAGCAGTGATGCATAGGGTTTGGGTGTTAGGCCGTGAAGCAACAACATATAACCAAACTtagtgtagctgaaatgaggatgttgagatagagGAGCggtaaaactagaaaggataaaataagaaatgagcAAATTAAAGCTAATACAATAGGTGTAGGCTCTGAAGATAAATTAAGAGAAAGTTGTTTGCGGTGGTATGGCCGTGCAACAGAGACCTTTGAATGCTCCGGTGATGAGTGATATGATTCAAATTGGAAAAGAACTAAACAAGCAAAGAGTAGGCTTAAATTGACAGAGAAGTGTACAAGAAATACATGCATAACTTAAGACTGGTAACAAGAATGGCTTTGAGTAGAGTGAATTGGCAAAAGAAGATCcatatagccaaccccattagttaggataaggttgagttcAGTTGAGGAACCAATAGTCAGCACACCAACACCATCAGTTTAAACCGCACAATGATAAAGACATCACAACAGATTAAAAAATTCAACCAATGACTCAAAAAGTGGCTTCAGCTGTGAATATAAAATAATTGTGCTGTATCAAAATCCACATGGTTATCAGGGCATAGGTGAAAAATGAAACCCAATCCATAATATAAATGAAGCCTTATGTCAAATAAATGGGTTCGGCTACAAAGCCTATTAATTTATACTACTGATATTTCATATTCCAAGTAGCTGACAGAATGATACTAATTATTACAGTATTAACTGCAATGTTTTTGCAAGTACATTACCCTATTCAAACTCGTTTTTCCACATTTAACCATAATGTAAGTGCAATATTTTTGCAAGGACCACATCTCAATGTCCACATTTAACTATTGCTAGGAGGTGCATTTCTGTGCAGAATTTTGCAATGAAATGTGATCAGCACTCCAAGATCCAAATCCGGTGGCCTGGATTTGCTCCCACTGTTTAGAGTTAAATTTTGTCAATCAGGGGTAGGattgtaattttaattatgGAAAGATTTAACGGTTTTTATAGTTATTATTTTAAGCTTTACCATGGGTCCATTTGGAAGTGTCATTGGCTGATCGAGTCCTTAAAGTACTCTTCTGTTGTTATGTGGGCCCTTGATATCCAGGAGATCAAGACTTTAAAAAATCCCATTTAACTAAGTATATTAGAGTCCTAGTATTAGAATAGTTAGACCAAAAGAGTCCTACATTGAGAAGATATTCTTCTACTTTCTTATAATAAACCCCTGAATAGACCATAAGTGAGTCCTAGATTGAGAAGATATTCTTCTGCTTTCTTATAAATATCCCCCCAAATATGATGGATTTTTTGGGAATGGTCTACTTATTAGTTTTGAAATTGTCTGGTGTGTTTGTTTCCTTCTCACTCCTCAGATCTGGTAAtacatcttctctctcctcctcccatgGTATTCCTCTGTCCTCCTCTTACTGTCAATTTCTTCTCTAAATTCACTCACTTATGAgcatattcttctttcttccatcaGTGAAAtccctctctcctatttttctcATTCCTAGTTGGAGTGTTGGACAACAAAGCAAGTTtctccctccttccttccttcaaCATCGAACCAATATCCTAGAAATTTTGCGTTTATATCTTCTCTCTCGTCCTATCGAAATCTCAATCTTTTCCTAATTTTTCCCCCACAAGTTACCCATTGACTACCCTTTTTCTCTATCAATCCACCTGGTTCATCTCCATTAATGGAATGTATTCAATTCCATCTTATATTGTGGAAATTAATTGGTGAAACTTGACAATTACTCTCTTAAAATCTGACTGCTAAATTTGAGATCAGATATGATCCAAACCTAGCCGGTCAGATCGAGATCTTCTCCTCCCATCTTTTAaggagcccatcattgatcAATCTAGCATCAAAATGACATTCCACAATAGTTTAACAAGCCACAATCATATAAGATGAGACCTGATGCATAACCATATGTTTCCATTCCTTAGAGGCAGTGAACCCCAAAGTGTGAGTACCATCAAGAATaccacaatatatatatataagcaaaGAATAGATGCATACCTCAAACCACGCCTGGGTGGTGAAGGTGACCGTGAATAAGCTGTCACATAGAAAATATAATTAGTAGTCTGCCAAAAATTGTAAAACTTCCATACACCATCATTAACACAATCCAAAGCTGAGGAAGCACAAATGCAAactaataaaatacaaataaacaCCCAATATTGAGTATTTTGAAACTGACAATGATATCGACGTCTTGGGGACCTCAGTGGAGACCGCCTTCTAGATCCTTCCCCATATCGGCTACtacaaatacaaatacaaaaaatattattagcAAAAGTAGTAATTGACTATTCCTAACTGAACAGGAAAACCTGAGAGATAAGAAGATGCACCTTATACGTGCACTCGTACGCATTTCTTGAGgagtttttctgttttcttcagCAAACACAATGGTTATCTCACGTCCACCAATGACTTGATGATTCATCTGTTTCTTGGCTTCAGCAGCATCGTCACCGTTGCGGAACTTGACAAACCCAAAGCCTCGTGGCTCTCTAAGGATTATTCCAGAAGAATCAGACAATGCAAAATCCTAAAAATTGTCTAAAAGTACATTATGTGGTTGTATCCAAAAGAAACAGAATCCACCAAAGAAACAATCTAAAATCTATATTAACACAAAAAAAGAGGTGCAGGATTTCCTGTCCATTTGGAGGAAATTTCAAACCAATTTCCCAGTCCATAACTAATCCATAATCACACGAACTCAGGCCAATAACACATGTCACTTAGTGGGTCCCAAACCACAAATCTGAACTCTGGCTTCTACATTAGACATACAAAGCTGACTTGCTAAATCAATGCTGGCTAAAGTTTAGTCAAACATAATCAACTTCAGTACAAAACCGTGGTGAGACTAAGCCATAGGAGAAAGGAGGGAACGCAAATCATGCAAGGTGAAGGAGAGAGTTGAACCCAGGTCTGGGCAATGATAGGCTACATAATTTACCCGCAGAACATAATGGCACCTTAATCAATAGAAA
The Macadamia integrifolia cultivar HAES 741 unplaced genomic scaffold, SCU_Mint_v3 scaffold_190A, whole genome shotgun sequence DNA segment above includes these coding regions:
- the LOC122071171 gene encoding serine/arginine-rich SC35-like splicing factor SCL28 isoform X1 is translated as MGRYRSRSRSYSPRRSRSPPPRKRYDDPRDRYQASRSYRDRRSGPSGLLVRNIALDARPEDLRIPFERFGPVKDVYLPKNYYTGEPRGFGFVKFRNGDDAAEAKKQMNHQVIGGREITIVFAEENRKTPQEMRTSARISSRYGEGSRRRSPLRSPRRRYHSYSRSPSPPRRGLSRDRGRGARDDYYSPSRSRSRSRSRSRSRLRSRSITRSPSPRNGRGYRRSLTPKENGRTPPKERGYGSDHRPVGPSGNGRSPSRSCSYSPR
- the LOC122071171 gene encoding serine/arginine-rich SC35-like splicing factor SCL28 isoform X2; translation: MGRYRSRSRSYSPRRSRSPPPRKRYDDPRDRYQASRSYRDRRSGPSGLLVRNIALDARPEDLRIPFERFGPVKDVYLPKNYYTGEPRGFGFVKFRNGDDAAEAKKQMNHQVIGGREITIVFAEENRKTPQEMRTSARISSRYGEGSRRRSPLRSPRRRYHSYSRSPSPPRRGLRDRGRGARDDYYSPSRSRSRSRSRSRSRLRSRSITRSPSPRNGRGYRRSLTPKENGRTPPKERGYGSDHRPVGPSGNGRSPSRSCSYSPR
- the LOC122071171 gene encoding serine/arginine-rich SC35-like splicing factor SCL28 isoform X3, which translates into the protein MGRYRSRSRSYSPRRSRSPPPRKRYDDPRDRYQASRSYRDRRSGPSGLLVRNIALDARPEDLRIPFERFGPVKDVYLPKNYYTGEPRGFGFVKFRNGDDAAEAKKQMNHQVIGGREITIVFAEENRKTPQEMRTSARISSRYGEGSRRRSPLRSPRRRYHSYSRSPSPPRRGLRL